Proteins encoded in a region of the Oscillospiraceae bacterium MB24-C1 genome:
- a CDS encoding DHHW family protein produces MKDLKRYPVIILLFGLIGIFFIANLLVPAKTFSEMENRYLNQLPKFSLSAIMDSTSKGYAQKFEQYANDQFALRDQWISLKSRCEALLGKTENNGIVYGKKDYLFEKYRTFDAQRLEKNLGYLEEFSALNPDVNKYIMIVPGSYNILSDLVPVGLGNIDQLPLIEEVNSRLAKSGYTGVDVSANLLAHADEDIYYRTDHHWTTQGAWYGYERFAHAMGLAAIIPQQPLAQSAEGFWGTYYSKAKKYDAMADTITWYDLPVNGVTIDGEAFDSMYDMSALDTRDKYALFLHANNGVTVIKNDSAPEGAVMVIKDSYANCFVPFLTQNFHKVVVVDLRSLPKGVNELVKTEQIRNVLVLYSFSNLSSDANLPRIRY; encoded by the coding sequence GTGAAAGATTTAAAACGCTACCCTGTTATCATACTGTTGTTTGGTTTGATCGGCATTTTTTTCATTGCCAACCTCCTGGTACCTGCAAAAACGTTCTCTGAAATGGAAAACCGCTATCTAAACCAGTTGCCAAAGTTCTCGCTGAGTGCGATTATGGATAGCACCAGTAAGGGCTATGCACAAAAATTTGAACAGTATGCAAACGATCAGTTTGCACTGCGCGATCAGTGGATCTCGCTAAAATCGCGCTGTGAGGCACTGTTAGGTAAAACCGAGAATAACGGCATTGTTTACGGAAAAAAAGACTATCTCTTTGAAAAATACAGGACTTTCGACGCACAGCGGTTGGAAAAAAACCTTGGGTATCTGGAGGAATTTTCGGCGCTCAATCCGGATGTGAACAAATATATTATGATCGTACCGGGTTCTTATAATATATTAAGTGATCTGGTGCCTGTGGGACTTGGAAATATCGACCAATTGCCGCTGATTGAAGAGGTTAATAGTAGGTTGGCTAAAAGCGGCTATACCGGCGTGGATGTTTCCGCCAATTTGCTGGCGCACGCGGATGAGGATATTTACTACCGCACCGACCACCACTGGACAACGCAAGGCGCATGGTACGGTTATGAGCGCTTTGCACATGCCATGGGGCTGGCCGCCATCATACCGCAACAGCCTTTGGCGCAAAGCGCTGAGGGTTTTTGGGGCACCTATTATAGCAAGGCCAAAAAGTATGATGCTATGGCGGATACAATCACATGGTACGATCTGCCGGTGAACGGCGTTACGATTGACGGCGAGGCGTTCGATTCGATGTATGACATGTCGGCGCTGGACACAAGGGATAAATATGCGTTGTTTTTGCACGCCAATAACGGTGTGACGGTGATTAAAAACGACAGTGCCCCCGAAGGTGCCGTTATGGTCATCAAAGATTCTTACGCCAACTGCTTTGTGCCTTTTCTGACTCAGAATTTCCACAAGGTGGTTGTTGTTGATTTGCGATCGTTGCCAAAGGGTGTCAACGAGCTGGTGAAGACCGAACAGATACGGAACGTACTAGTGCTATACAGTTTTTCAAACCTATCCAGTGATGCCAATTTACCAAGAATACGCTATTGA
- a CDS encoding DUF378 domain-containing protein, with amino-acid sequence MINKLALLLVIIGALNWGLIGLFELDAVAWLFGTQGALGSRIVYTLVAVAGVWCISLLFTEPQNKRIGH; translated from the coding sequence GTGATTAACAAGCTGGCATTGCTGCTGGTAATCATCGGCGCGCTCAATTGGGGACTGATCGGGTTGTTTGAGCTGGATGCCGTCGCATGGTTGTTTGGCACCCAGGGTGCATTGGGCAGTAGAATTGTCTATACGTTGGTCGCGGTTGCGGGCGTTTGGTGCATTTCGCTACTGTTTACAGAACCGCAAAACAAGAGAATTGGTCACTGA
- a CDS encoding DUF4358 domain-containing protein, with the protein MKRILSLVLAAAFMLSATACGSQKNASGTIKDDKSIQDVLDTVDAKFNEKYDYDYGAIAMKMPVDDKYLSDFVDLDTSAYDEYAGGVSMSMTNSDALFAIKAKEGKVDVVKQALEKRLADLTAQYEFYGVNGSYDRAKAGEVYVKGNYVFLIVVGILPSQSDESADFAADVQLTKDTIDSMFNA; encoded by the coding sequence ATGAAAAGAATTTTATCATTGGTACTTGCAGCCGCTTTTATGCTTTCAGCTACGGCCTGCGGTAGCCAGAAAAATGCTTCTGGAACTATTAAGGATGATAAGTCCATTCAGGATGTGCTTGATACTGTAGATGCTAAATTTAACGAAAAGTATGACTACGATTATGGCGCCATCGCTATGAAAATGCCAGTAGATGACAAGTACCTTTCGGATTTTGTGGATTTGGACACTTCAGCTTATGATGAATATGCAGGCGGTGTTTCAATGTCTATGACCAATTCCGACGCACTTTTTGCAATTAAGGCCAAAGAGGGCAAGGTGGATGTCGTCAAACAGGCGTTGGAAAAGCGACTCGCCGATCTGACTGCTCAATATGAGTTTTATGGCGTTAACGGCTCTTATGACCGTGCAAAAGCGGGCGAGGTGTACGTTAAGGGAAACTATGTGTTTTTAATCGTCGTTGGAATTTTGCCTTCTCAATCTGACGAGAGTGCAGATTTTGCTGCCGATGTGCAACTGACCAAAGACACCATCGACAGCATGTTTAACGCTTAA
- a CDS encoding MurR/RpiR family transcriptional regulator — MHKDLISLITNMMPKLSKGQKQIARYIVEHYDKAAFMTAARLGQAVGVSESTVVRFASELGYDGYPQLQRSLQELIRNRLTTVQRMELTGTQLGEADILNRVLTMDIDKIRRTLEEVSREEFAATVDALLTAHTIYILGIRSSASLASFLAFYFNHVFDNVRLVTSASTSDVFEQLLNLGKGDVFIGISFPRYSKRTLAAMKFAQEREATTISITDSSLSPIAELADLHLYARSEMASFVDSLVAPLSLLNALIIAVGIKRREETSRAYSELERIWERYEVYTKADDNDR; from the coding sequence GTGCATAAAGACTTGATAAGTTTAATTACAAATATGATGCCAAAGCTTTCAAAGGGACAAAAGCAGATTGCTCGATATATTGTAGAACATTATGATAAAGCCGCTTTCATGACCGCTGCAAGACTGGGGCAGGCAGTCGGCGTTAGCGAGTCGACGGTGGTTCGCTTTGCCTCGGAGCTAGGATACGACGGCTATCCGCAGTTGCAGCGCTCTCTACAGGAGTTGATACGCAACCGCCTGACCACTGTTCAGCGCATGGAGCTGACCGGTACGCAGCTTGGCGAAGCTGATATTCTTAACCGCGTGCTGACGATGGATATTGATAAAATCCGCCGCACGCTGGAAGAGGTTTCTCGCGAGGAGTTTGCGGCGACGGTCGACGCGCTTTTGACCGCACACACCATTTACATCCTCGGCATCCGGTCCTCGGCATCTCTGGCAAGTTTTCTGGCATTTTATTTTAATCATGTCTTTGACAACGTACGTCTTGTAACTTCGGCTTCGACTTCAGATGTGTTCGAACAGCTTTTAAACCTTGGCAAGGGCGACGTTTTTATTGGAATCAGCTTCCCGCGTTACAGTAAGCGCACGCTGGCCGCCATGAAGTTTGCTCAAGAGCGCGAAGCCACCACCATATCTATTACCGATTCCAGTCTTTCGCCCATTGCAGAACTGGCAGATTTGCATTTGTATGCGCGTAGCGAGATGGCGTCGTTTGTCGACTCGCTTGTCGCGCCGCTGTCATTGCTAAACGCCTTAATCATCGCAGTCGGCATCAAGCGCAGAGAGGAGACCAGCCGCGCTTACTCCGAGCTTGAACGCATTTGGGAGCGCTATGAGGTTTACACCAAGGCTGATGATAACGATCGCTAA
- a CDS encoding MBOAT family O-acyltransferase — protein sequence MVFSSILFLFYFMPVAFTIYYLAPKRWKNLTLLILSLVFYSWGEVRYFPIMLASIIVDYTASNRIEHFTDKKGMRRFWLMVSVVFNLGMLGFFKYAGFFARNINAVTGLGLPVLELTLPLGISFYTFQTMSYTIDVYRGDVKAERNIINFGAFVVLFPQLIAGPIVRYTDIQRELRERTIDLGQISLGAQTFIMGLASKVLIANNVGALWTEVEAMGFSGISTPLAWLAILAFTLQIYFDFSGYSLMAIGLGRMLGFEFPQNFNFPYISKSMTEFWRRWHMTLGSWFRQYMYIPMGGNRKGAIRTVFNLFLVWAATGLWHGASWNFVLWGLYFFVLLMLEKAFLRPVLDKHPVFARVYMIPLIMISWAIFAITDFAQLGVFFGRLFAFSGGQDWRYFLRNYGVTFVLSILFSTPALKKHFRQLEQNRAAAAFIYGALLITSVAYLVDATYNPFLYFRF from the coding sequence ATGGTATTTTCCAGTATTCTGTTTTTGTTTTATTTCATGCCGGTGGCCTTTACGATATATTATCTTGCGCCTAAAAGGTGGAAAAACCTAACTTTGCTGATTTTGAGCTTGGTTTTCTATTCGTGGGGCGAAGTTCGCTATTTTCCCATCATGCTGGCGTCAATTATTGTTGATTACACCGCTTCTAACCGAATTGAGCACTTTACAGACAAAAAAGGAATGCGTCGGTTCTGGCTGATGGTCTCGGTGGTTTTTAACCTTGGAATGCTCGGCTTTTTTAAATATGCCGGTTTTTTTGCCCGCAATATCAATGCCGTCACCGGGCTGGGGCTGCCGGTGCTGGAATTGACGCTGCCGCTTGGTATCAGCTTTTATACTTTCCAGACTATGTCCTATACCATTGACGTCTACCGGGGCGACGTTAAAGCTGAACGCAATATCATCAACTTTGGTGCTTTTGTCGTGCTGTTCCCGCAGCTTATTGCGGGCCCCATCGTGCGCTATACCGATATTCAGCGCGAGCTGCGCGAACGTACAATCGATCTGGGGCAGATTTCGCTTGGAGCGCAAACCTTTATAATGGGTTTGGCCAGCAAGGTGCTCATTGCCAACAACGTCGGCGCATTGTGGACCGAGGTGGAGGCGATGGGATTTTCAGGCATCTCTACTCCGCTGGCGTGGTTAGCCATTTTAGCGTTTACATTACAGATCTATTTTGATTTTTCGGGTTATTCGCTTATGGCCATTGGTTTAGGACGGATGCTCGGCTTTGAATTCCCGCAAAACTTTAATTTTCCTTACATCTCAAAAAGTATGACCGAATTCTGGCGGCGCTGGCATATGACACTGGGGTCGTGGTTTCGACAGTATATGTACATTCCGATGGGCGGTAACCGCAAAGGTGCTATCAGAACGGTGTTTAATCTCTTTCTGGTCTGGGCCGCCACCGGTCTGTGGCATGGCGCTTCATGGAACTTTGTCCTTTGGGGACTTTACTTTTTCGTATTACTCATGCTCGAAAAGGCATTTTTACGCCCTGTGTTAGATAAGCATCCTGTTTTTGCTCGTGTTTATATGATTCCGTTAATTATGATTAGCTGGGCGATATTTGCAATAACCGACTTTGCACAGCTGGGGGTGTTTTTTGGCAGACTGTTTGCTTTTTCTGGTGGGCAGGATTGGCGTTACTTTTTGCGCAATTACGGCGTGACCTTTGTGCTGAGTATTCTGTTTTCAACCCCCGCGCTTAAAAAGCACTTTAGACAGCTCGAGCAAAACCGGGCTGCTGCCGCGTTTATTTATGGCGCGCTTTTGATCACTTCGGTTGCCTATCTGGTGGATGCAACCTATAATCCGTTTTTATATTTTAGATTTTAA
- a CDS encoding sigma-70 family RNA polymerase sigma factor produces the protein MNDREIIALYWERSEAAVEETEKKYGKLCRHIAMNILQNSQDVEECINDTFLGTWNSIPPQKPAVLSAYICRIARNCALKKYHYNNSKKRNKQIEISFTELEDCISQNASEENSCETELLAKAISTFLRTLSYENRTIFMRKYWFFDSISDIANRFSMSESKVKSILFRTRGKLKEFLMKEGINI, from the coding sequence TTGAATGACCGCGAAATAATTGCGCTATATTGGGAACGGTCTGAAGCGGCTGTTGAAGAAACAGAAAAGAAATACGGCAAGCTGTGTAGGCATATCGCCATGAACATTTTGCAAAATTCGCAGGATGTTGAAGAATGTATTAATGATACCTTTCTCGGCACATGGAATTCTATACCACCGCAAAAGCCGGCTGTACTTTCCGCTTATATCTGCAGAATAGCCCGTAACTGTGCATTGAAGAAATATCATTATAATAATTCGAAAAAGCGAAATAAACAGATTGAAATTTCTTTTACAGAACTTGAAGACTGTATTTCGCAAAATGCCAGTGAAGAAAATTCCTGTGAGACAGAGCTTTTAGCAAAAGCGATTAGTACGTTCCTGCGTACACTCAGCTATGAAAACAGGACCATATTTATGCGAAAATATTGGTTTTTCGACTCTATTTCTGATATTGCGAACCGCTTTTCAATGAGTGAGAGCAAGGTAAAGTCCATATTATTCAGAACAAGAGGCAAGCTTAAAGAATTTTTGATGAAAGAAGGAATCAATATATGA
- a CDS encoding lysophospholipid acyltransferase family protein, with translation MQWFFKLARAVVSFLLPIAFHVEYEGLHNIPRSGKGYIMASNHTSYLDPVVLVLRLKPWVRYMAKEELMHISGLTWLFRWLGIVPVARGAGDMSVISHCAELTREGHVLGIFPEGTRFPAGQPGKPKSGMALIAKMTQADVLPCAVTYERPLRFRSRIRVRFGSVVPYSELGLDEDSPRALKRATKRVWEEILALLELGGENHAG, from the coding sequence ATGCAGTGGTTTTTTAAACTGGCCAGAGCTGTCGTTAGCTTTTTGCTGCCTATTGCCTTTCATGTTGAGTACGAGGGGTTGCATAATATCCCTCGAAGCGGTAAAGGCTACATTATGGCGAGCAACCATACCTCTTATCTCGACCCAGTGGTGTTGGTGCTGCGGCTAAAGCCGTGGGTGCGCTATATGGCAAAAGAGGAGCTTATGCACATTTCGGGCCTAACATGGCTGTTTCGTTGGCTGGGTATTGTTCCGGTTGCCCGCGGGGCGGGGGATATGTCCGTGATTTCACACTGCGCAGAACTCACCCGCGAGGGTCATGTTTTGGGCATCTTTCCAGAGGGGACGCGGTTTCCGGCGGGGCAGCCGGGCAAGCCGAAGTCTGGTATGGCGCTAATTGCAAAGATGACACAGGCCGATGTATTGCCCTGTGCTGTTACATACGAGCGGCCGCTGCGCTTCCGCAGCCGTATCCGTGTGCGCTTTGGCTCGGTGGTACCCTATTCCGAGCTGGGGCTTGATGAAGATTCTCCGCGTGCCTTAAAGCGTGCGACCAAGCGCGTCTGGGAAGAAATTCTGGCACTGTTAGAGCTGGGGGGAGAGAACCATGCGGGCTAA
- a CDS encoding serine hydrolase, which produces MKKLRRGKKKNFRLFLTLAIYFVLVSCALAAFWRSTVIKPPDSEPLTAAAPVSPAVGAGRTNGGLPLISSNAILFDPADGHILFAKNAHERAYPASLTKVMTALVAVEQIDDLDASVTLEYADYAGLYEQNAAMAGFTMGETVTARDLLYATLLPSGAEAARALARVAAGSQADCITMMNDRAHALGMTNSHFTNVTGLHDPDHYTTVYDLSLLLTAALKNDNFTKAFSTFSYTTTTTAQHPQGLRLTSTLTPRIQQLQREAEPIIGAKTGYTEEAQLCLASVGEYEGVTRAIITIGAVGDGRSEPTHLVDAYLLYEKSLPLNTPY; this is translated from the coding sequence GTGAAAAAACTACGACGTGGCAAAAAGAAAAACTTTCGATTATTTCTGACTTTAGCTATCTATTTTGTATTGGTGTCCTGCGCTCTCGCGGCCTTCTGGCGTTCAACCGTGATAAAGCCACCTGATTCCGAACCTCTGACCGCCGCTGCGCCGGTGTCACCGGCCGTAGGCGCAGGCCGCACAAACGGCGGTTTGCCGTTAATAAGCAGCAACGCTATTCTGTTTGATCCTGCCGATGGTCATATTCTCTTTGCCAAGAATGCGCATGAAAGAGCATATCCTGCTTCGCTGACCAAGGTGATGACGGCGTTGGTTGCCGTCGAACAGATCGACGACTTGGACGCATCGGTCACATTGGAATATGCTGATTATGCCGGGCTTTATGAGCAAAACGCTGCTATGGCCGGTTTCACAATGGGCGAAACGGTTACAGCGCGCGACCTGCTTTACGCCACACTACTGCCGTCGGGTGCCGAGGCTGCCCGTGCGTTGGCGCGTGTGGCTGCCGGTTCGCAAGCGGATTGCATCACCATGATGAACGACCGCGCGCATGCGCTTGGCATGACTAACAGCCATTTTACCAACGTAACTGGTCTGCACGACCCTGATCACTATACGACGGTTTACGACCTCTCGCTGCTTTTGACGGCAGCGCTTAAAAATGACAACTTCACCAAGGCATTTTCGACCTTTAGCTATACCACCACAACAACCGCGCAGCATCCGCAAGGGTTGCGTTTGACCTCCACCCTCACGCCGCGAATTCAGCAGCTTCAACGGGAGGCCGAACCTATCATCGGCGCTAAAACTGGCTACACTGAAGAAGCGCAGCTTTGCCTTGCCAGCGTCGGCGAATACGAGGGGGTAACCCGCGCCATCATCACCATTGGCGCCGTGGGAGACGGCCGCTCTGAGCCAACACATTTAGTAGACGCCTATCTTCTATACGAAAAGAGCCTGCCACTAAACACCCCATATTAA
- the cmk gene encoding (d)CMP kinase, which yields MNKTIAIAIDGPSAAGKSTIARSLAEKLGFIYVDTGALYRSIGYYAHHRVADTTDAAQVVPLLPEINIEMKYVDGLQRMLLNGEDVTEGIRLPEMSMAASNVSAIPAVRSFLLDLQRDLAKAHNVVMDGRDIGTVVLPDAQIKFFLTATPQARARRRFLEYQQKGQTVDFETILAETKQRDYNDSHRATAPLCQADDAVLIDSTDLTLQQTLERMTATIEERL from the coding sequence ATGAATAAGACAATTGCCATCGCGATTGATGGCCCGTCAGCGGCCGGAAAAAGTACGATTGCACGCAGCCTGGCGGAAAAGCTAGGGTTTATTTATGTTGATACCGGCGCACTATACCGGTCTATCGGTTATTATGCACATCATCGCGTTGCGGACACCACCGACGCGGCACAGGTGGTACCGTTATTGCCTGAGATCAACATTGAGATGAAATATGTTGATGGGTTGCAGCGTATGCTGTTAAATGGCGAGGATGTCACCGAAGGCATACGCCTACCGGAGATGTCGATGGCAGCCTCCAACGTGTCGGCCATTCCGGCGGTGCGCAGTTTTTTATTGGACTTGCAGCGCGACCTTGCCAAGGCTCACAATGTTGTGATGGATGGCCGGGATATCGGTACCGTGGTGCTGCCCGACGCCCAAATTAAATTTTTCCTGACGGCAACACCACAGGCGCGTGCGCGCCGTCGCTTTTTGGAATATCAGCAAAAAGGGCAGACTGTGGATTTTGAAACGATTTTAGCCGAAACCAAACAACGTGATTATAACGATTCTCACCGTGCGACTGCACCGCTGTGTCAGGCGGATGATGCAGTTTTGATAGACAGCACCGACTTAACATTGCAGCAGACACTTGAACGAATGACCGCCACTATTGAGGAGCGACTTTAA
- a CDS encoding bifunctional 4-hydroxy-3-methylbut-2-enyl diphosphate reductase/30S ribosomal protein S1: MRAKITVAKTAGFCFGVQRAVDMVHKALDSGEQVCTLGPLIHNTQFVQALEDQGVTVIHSIEDNAEGRRVVIRSHGVAAKIYEQLERAGISYTDATCPFVAKIHKIASLVEPDAFLVIVGDRNHPEVQGIMGHCSGRVLVISSCDELINDTNKDILSKNTVYFVAQTTFNKNEWENCIQSAKKVCTNAKIFDTICNATSLRQQEAAKLASSSDVMLVIGGRHSSNTVKLAEICRQFCRTIAIETADELDPKDFTGIYSIGITAGASTPACIIKEVHETMSEILENQNQEELSFEEMLNQFCKSTYNGEKVTGIVTSIEPNMISVDIGTKHAGYVPLNELTDDPTAKPEDIVNKGDELELLVVRVNDVEGTVMLSKKRLDAQAGFEKVMGAADSDEILDGIVTEVIKGGVLALTNGVKVFIPASQATMSRGEELEALLRKPVKFKILEVNRQRRRAVGSIRAVLREQRKELEEKFWTEVEIGKKYSGVVKSLTDYGAFVDLGGVDGMIHISELSWGKIKHPSQVVKVGDEIEVYVKDIDAEKKKISLGYKKDEDNPWTILAKNYAVGQTAKVKIVSLTAFGAFAELIPGIDGLIHISQIARERVGKPSDVLSVGQEVDVKITELDFERHRISLSIKALLEENAPEEDSAVNSAE; the protein is encoded by the coding sequence ATGCGGGCTAAAATCACGGTTGCTAAAACGGCGGGGTTCTGCTTTGGGGTGCAGCGAGCCGTCGATATGGTGCACAAGGCACTGGATTCAGGCGAGCAGGTTTGTACCTTAGGCCCACTGATTCATAACACCCAGTTTGTACAGGCGCTGGAGGACCAAGGCGTTACGGTAATCCATTCCATTGAAGATAATGCCGAGGGGCGCAGAGTCGTTATACGCTCGCACGGGGTCGCGGCCAAGATTTACGAACAGCTTGAGCGCGCGGGAATATCCTATACCGATGCGACCTGTCCGTTTGTCGCAAAAATTCACAAAATTGCAAGTTTAGTTGAACCGGACGCATTTTTGGTTATTGTCGGCGATCGAAACCACCCCGAAGTACAGGGAATTATGGGGCATTGCAGCGGGAGAGTTTTGGTGATTTCAAGCTGTGATGAACTTATAAATGATACAAATAAAGATATTTTGTCTAAAAACACAGTATATTTTGTAGCGCAGACAACTTTCAATAAAAATGAATGGGAAAATTGTATTCAGTCTGCAAAAAAAGTGTGTACAAATGCAAAAATATTTGATACAATATGTAATGCTACTTCCTTGCGTCAGCAGGAAGCGGCCAAGCTGGCATCGAGTTCTGACGTCATGCTGGTGATTGGCGGCCGGCACAGTTCAAATACGGTCAAGCTTGCAGAAATCTGTAGGCAATTTTGCAGGACAATTGCGATTGAAACTGCAGACGAGCTTGATCCAAAGGATTTTACCGGCATTTATTCTATCGGCATTACGGCGGGCGCGTCTACGCCTGCTTGCATAATTAAGGAGGTACACGAAACCATGAGTGAGATTTTGGAGAATCAGAATCAGGAAGAGCTTAGCTTTGAGGAGATGCTCAATCAGTTTTGTAAAAGTACATACAATGGGGAGAAGGTAACCGGTATTGTTACCAGTATCGAGCCTAACATGATCTCCGTTGATATCGGCACCAAGCATGCCGGTTATGTACCGCTGAATGAGCTTACCGACGATCCCACCGCAAAACCCGAGGACATTGTTAATAAGGGGGACGAGCTCGAACTCTTGGTTGTACGTGTCAACGATGTCGAGGGTACCGTGATGCTTTCTAAAAAGCGTCTTGACGCACAAGCCGGGTTTGAGAAAGTCATGGGCGCTGCTGACAGCGACGAGATTCTCGATGGCATCGTCACCGAGGTCATCAAGGGCGGCGTGTTGGCTCTGACCAACGGTGTTAAGGTGTTTATCCCTGCTTCGCAGGCGACTATGTCCCGCGGCGAGGAGCTTGAAGCTCTCCTGAGAAAGCCTGTTAAGTTTAAGATTCTTGAGGTCAATCGTCAGCGTCGCCGTGCGGTCGGTTCTATCCGTGCCGTATTGCGCGAGCAGAGAAAGGAACTCGAAGAGAAGTTCTGGACTGAGGTTGAGATTGGCAAGAAGTACAGCGGTGTTGTTAAGTCGCTGACCGATTACGGCGCTTTTGTTGATCTGGGCGGCGTAGACGGCATGATCCACATTTCTGAGTTGTCCTGGGGCAAGATCAAGCATCCTTCGCAGGTCGTTAAGGTCGGCGATGAGATCGAGGTTTATGTCAAGGATATTGATGCCGAAAAGAAGAAAATTTCGCTCGGCTATAAAAAAGATGAGGACAACCCTTGGACCATATTGGCTAAGAATTATGCTGTTGGGCAGACCGCCAAGGTTAAGATTGTCTCTCTGACTGCATTTGGCGCATTTGCTGAGCTGATCCCTGGAATTGACGGCCTGATTCACATTAGCCAGATTGCGCGTGAGCGCGTGGGCAAGCCTTCCGATGTTCTGTCGGTTGGACAAGAGGTTGATGTCAAGATCACTGAGCTTGATTTTGAGCGTCATAGAATCAGCCTTTCTATTAAGGCATTGCTTGAAGAGAATGCACCCGAAGAAGATTCGGCTGTCAACAGTGCTGAATAA
- a CDS encoding NAD(P)/FAD-dependent oxidoreductase has translation MNEKYDFIVVGAGAAGLMAAGQAASMGARVLMLDKNARVGRKIMITGKGRCNVTNNCSRDRLIESMRRNPRFLYSAFDAFTSQDVMQFFEECGVPLKTERGARVFPQSDKAVDIVDALAGFARKNGVVFRQNRVIALHCEDGQVTGVQTADGAHYNAGAVLLATGGKSYPLTGSTGDGYSLAQSAGHTIMPIAPSLTAIVTSDKWCAELMGLSLKNVTLTVKKGKKQSVSEIGELMFTHFGISGPLVLTASSEIEGDASGYTMTIDLKPGLDMQQLDSRLLRDFSEMKNRAFKNALDRLLPKGLIPIVILQSGIDGETQINAITKVQRHKLCETLKAFAIRPVSLRPIEEAVVTRGGVKVTEVQPKTMESKLVRGLYIAGELLDVDAVTGGFNLQIAFSTGYLAGVSAATQIAAVKEGNY, from the coding sequence ATGAATGAGAAATATGATTTTATTGTTGTGGGTGCGGGCGCTGCCGGTTTGATGGCGGCGGGGCAGGCGGCGTCAATGGGCGCCCGTGTGTTGATGCTGGACAAGAATGCACGCGTAGGGCGCAAAATTATGATCACTGGTAAAGGCCGCTGCAATGTAACAAACAACTGCAGCCGAGATCGCCTCATCGAGTCGATGCGCCGCAATCCACGCTTTTTATATAGCGCCTTTGATGCATTTACCTCACAGGATGTCATGCAGTTTTTTGAGGAGTGCGGTGTGCCGCTTAAAACGGAAAGAGGTGCGCGGGTGTTTCCGCAGTCGGACAAGGCAGTCGACATTGTCGATGCGCTGGCCGGCTTTGCAAGAAAAAACGGCGTCGTGTTCCGCCAAAATCGCGTGATCGCACTGCATTGTGAAGATGGACAGGTCACCGGCGTCCAGACGGCGGATGGCGCGCACTATAACGCTGGCGCGGTGTTGTTGGCCACCGGCGGTAAAAGCTATCCGCTCACCGGTTCGACCGGAGACGGCTACAGCCTGGCTCAATCGGCAGGGCATACCATTATGCCGATTGCGCCGTCGCTCACCGCTATTGTTACGTCGGATAAGTGGTGCGCCGAACTGATGGGCCTTTCGCTTAAAAACGTGACACTGACAGTTAAAAAGGGCAAAAAGCAGTCCGTTTCAGAAATTGGCGAGCTGATGTTTACCCATTTTGGCATTTCCGGGCCGCTGGTGCTGACCGCTTCCAGCGAGATTGAGGGGGATGCCTCCGGTTATACCATGACCATTGATCTGAAACCCGGGCTGGATATGCAACAGCTCGATAGTCGCTTACTGCGCGATTTTTCCGAGATGAAAAACCGTGCCTTTAAAAACGCGCTCGACCGTCTGTTGCCCAAGGGCCTGATTCCGATTGTCATTTTGCAATCGGGAATCGACGGAGAAACACAGATTAACGCCATCACAAAAGTGCAACGACACAAGCTTTGTGAAACGCTTAAGGCTTTTGCAATTCGGCCGGTTTCGCTGCGGCCGATCGAAGAGGCGGTTGTTACCCGCGGTGGTGTTAAGGTGACCGAGGTGCAGCCTAAAACCATGGAATCAAAGCTGGTGCGGGGTTTGTACATTGCAGGTGAACTGTTGGATGTGGACGCCGTCACAGGCGGTTTTAACCTGCAGATTGCCTTTTCAACAGGTTATCTTGCGGGAGTTTCCGCCGCGACACAGATTGCGGCGGTAAAAGAGGGGAATTATTGA